DNA from Lentilitoribacter sp. Alg239-R112:
GCTCGAACGTCTCAAAGATGCAAGACGATCTGGAAGCCTCACAATTCGCAGCTTAACAGACCTTCAAGAGCAAATACGCAATGACGAACTACAAGCAGAGCTTAACGGCACAAAGCCAGTGTACCGCGTACCGGCTGGGATTAACCGGAGGGTGAACTAATGAGAGCGGTCCCCGAATGGATAGGTAAGACAGACGATTCAAAGGTGCCGGATCGCGTAAAGCTTCGTGTTCTCGATGAATATAAAAACAAATGCGCGCTATCCGGCGTTGAGTTCAAACCTGGGGACAAGATCGAATTTGACCACATTACCCCGCTTTGGATGGGTGGCGAAAATCGAGAAAAGAATTTGCAACCGGTTTTACCCGTACCACATAAAAAGAAAACAAGCACAGAGGCGGCGGTTCGTAAAAAAGTAAATCGCATTCGAAAGAAACATACAGGCGTCAAAGAAAAGAAGCCATGGTCTAAATTCAAAAAGAAAATGAATGGTGAGGTAGTAGAAAGATGATCACAGAAAAAGAAACACAATTTGCTCGTCACGCACTTGGTTTAACACGCGGTAAAATCGCTTATAGAAACGGCTTTCATGCTGGCGGCAAGGATATCGATACTGGACGCTCCTTAGAAGCTAAGGGAATGGCGGTTAGCTTCCCACCTAGTGAACTTTTTCCAGATGTGATTTTTTGCATAACCACTAAAGGGTTTGAGGCGATTAAAAAACGTGGTGAGAAATTAGACCGCGAAGAGTTGGAACGTATTAAGCGGCTTGATCAAAAAGCCCTAGCCGGAGCCAGCCGATGACTAACCAACCAGAGTTAAAGCCCTGCCCTAGATTGCCAGTTTTAAGAACGCCAGAAGGCATAGTTAAATCATTAGAGCAATGGGTAGAGTTTACCCGCCGTGATGACTGCTTACGTAGAATGGTGCCTAGCGACCTACGGGTAATATTATCAAACCTAAAAACCCGTGAAGCTCCTAAAGTTAAGGCTTTGGAATTTGTAGACAGTAAAGCGGAAGGCTGCAACATCATTTACAATATTAAAAAATGGCCTAACTCCGAAAAGTATCGAGTTATGTTCAACCGCTTTGGCGGCATTGATTGGCTTATGGACAAATTTGATAGCTGGCATGGCGCACGTGTTGCCGCCCAGTCCCACTATGGAAAACTAATACTAGAAGCATTGGAGAAGTGAATGACCATGCAAAAA
Protein-coding regions in this window:
- a CDS encoding HNH endonuclease — its product is MRAVPEWIGKTDDSKVPDRVKLRVLDEYKNKCALSGVEFKPGDKIEFDHITPLWMGGENREKNLQPVLPVPHKKKTSTEAAVRKKVNRIRKKHTGVKEKKPWSKFKKKMNGEVVER